A single window of Dendropsophus ebraccatus isolate aDenEbr1 chromosome 5, aDenEbr1.pat, whole genome shotgun sequence DNA harbors:
- the ADIPOR1 gene encoding adiponectin receptor protein 1, with product MATCKVSGQEGGVPSNTRADAEDLELTELGPLLEVGRERKSQTGTCGNENQAAKGSQEEEEEEEVRVLTLPLQAHHAMEKMEEFVYKVWEGRWRVIPYDVLPDWLKDNDYLLHGHRPPMPSFRACFRSIFRIHTETGNIWTHLLGFVLFLFLGVLTMLRPNMYFMAPLQEKVVFGMFFLGAVLCLSFSWLFHTVYCHSEKVSRTFSKLDYSGIALLIMGSFVPWLYYSFYCSPQPRLIYLSIVCVLGITAIVVAQWDRFATPKHRPTRAGVFLGLGLSGIVPTLHFTIAEGFVKATTVGQMGWFFLMAVMYITGAGLYAARIPERFFPGKFDIWFQSHQIFHVLVVAAAFIHFYGVSNLQEFRYGLEGGCTDDSLL from the exons ATGGCCACTTGTAAGGTTTCCGGGCAGGAGGGTGGCGTGCCCAGCAACACTCGTGCAGATGCTGAAGACTTAGAGCTAACAGAACTGGGACCCCTCCTGGAAGTgggaagagaaagaaagagcCAAACAGGAACTTGT GGAAATGAAAACCAAGCGGCCAAGGGGTctcaagaagaagaggaggaagaagaggtccGGGTGCTGACTTTACCGCTTCAGGCACATCACGCCATGGAGAAAATGGAGGAGTTTGTCTATAAG GTTTGGGAGGGCCGGTGGAGAGTTATACCGTATGATGTGCTCCCAGACTGGCTGAAGGACAATGATTATCTGTTACATGGACACCGTCCACCAATGCCGTCATTCCGAGCCTGCTTCAGGAGCATTTTTAGGATACATACCGAGACCGGAAATATATGGACTCATTTACTAG GTTTTGTGCTGTTCCTTTTCCTGGGCGTTTTGACAATGCTTAGACCTAACATGTACTTCATGGCTCCCCTGCAAGAGAAGGTGGTGTTTGGAATGTTCTTTTTGGGGGCCGTGTTGTGTCTCAGCTTTTCCTGGCTATTCCACACGGTGTATTGTCACTCCGAGAAAGTCTCCCGCACCTTCTCTAA GCTGGACTACTCTGGTATCGCCCTCCTCATCATGGGAAGCTTTGTGCCCTGGCTGTATTACTCATTCTACTGCTCTCCTCAACCACGTCTCATATACCTGTCCATAGTTTGTGTACTGGGCATCACTGCAATTGTTGTAGCACAATGGGATCGTTTTGCAACACCAAAGCATAGACCTACACGAGCAG GTGTATTCCTGGGTCTTGGTCTGAGCGGCATTGTTCCTACTCTCCATTTTACTATCGCAGAGGGTTTTGTCAAAGCGACTACAGTGGGTCAGATGGGCTGGTTCTTCCTGATGGCCGTTATGTATATAACAGGGGCTGGTCTGTATGCAGCACGGATCCCCGAACGCTTCTTCCCTGGAAAGTTTGATATCTGG TTTCAGTCTCACCAGATTTTTCATGTCCTGGTTGTAGCTGCGGCTTTTATCCACTTCTATGGTGTTTCCAACCTCCAGGAGTTCCGCTATGGTCTAGAGGGCGGCTGCACAGATGATTCTCTTCTGTAA